In the Quercus lobata isolate SW786 chromosome 5, ValleyOak3.0 Primary Assembly, whole genome shotgun sequence genome, one interval contains:
- the LOC115990135 gene encoding uncharacterized protein LOC115990135 — protein MVDEARDESMKEQMAVDFRYVDAEGFVKECFFGLIHVVDTAALTLKKGIYSLLSQHCLDIQNIRGQGYDGASNMQARLIDLEELETGRGLNQIGTLQRPVETRWSSHFRSVSSLLRMFTSTVEVLQNIIDDAIDGEHRAEGEDDGWNGLLTIVISFCEKHCIDVLDMNAHYVVRRGRACNQQDNVTNEHHYRVNIFYATIDSKLQELNYRFNEDAMELLRFSSALEPREAFKSFRISDLCLLVKNFYP, from the exons ATGGTTGATGAAGCTCGTGATGAGTCCATGAAAGAGCAAATGGCTGTGGATTTTAGATATGTTGATGCAGAAGGCTTTGTGAAAGAatgtttttttgggcttattcatGTTGTTGACACTGCGGCTTTGACTTTAAAGAAGGGGATATATTCTTTGTTATCTCAACATTGCttagatatacaaaatattcgaGGGCAAGGATATGATGGAGCAAGCAACATGCAAG CACGTTTGATTGATCTTGAAGAGCTTGAGACTGGAAGGGGACTTAATCAAATTGGCACTTTACAACGACCTGTAGAAACACGTTGGAGTTCACATTTTAGATCAGTTTCTAGCTTATTAAGGATGTTTACTTCAACTgttgaagttttacaaaatataattgatgatgCAATTGATGGAGAACATCGAGCAGAAGGAGA agatgatGGATGGAATGGCTTACTCACCATTGTGATATCATTTTGTGAGAAGCATTGCATTGATGTCTTGGATATGAATGCTCATTATGTTGTGAGGCGAGGTCGAGCTTGTAATCAGCAAGATAACGTTACAAATGAGCATCATTAtcgagtaaatattttttatgctacaaTAGATTCTAAACTACAGGAACTAAATTATCGATTTAATGAAGATGCAATGGAGTTACTTAGGTTTAGCTCAGCTTTAGAACCTCGAGAGGCATTCAAATCTTTCAGAATTAGTGATCTTTGTTTGTTGGTAAAGAATTTCTATCCATAA
- the LOC115992141 gene encoding ABC transporter G family member 29-like, with protein MEGIDKARGSQRRASRSFSRNVSRSMSRQSWSMEDVFSASRHSRRNSHVDEDEEALKWAAIEKLPTYDRLRTSIINSYMENEHPHAKKMHKEVDVRKLDLDERQEFIDRIFKVAEEDNERFLKKFRNRIDKVGIRLPTVEVRFDHLTIEADCYVGTRALPTLPNVARNIAESALGLLGIGLTKTTKLTILKDASGIVKPSRMALLLGPPSSGKTTLLLALAGKLDPSLKVRGDITYNGYKLNEFVPKKTSAYISQNDVHVGEMTVKETLDFSARCQGVGTRYELLTELARREKDAGILPEAEVDLFMKATSMEGVENSLITDYTLKILGLDICKDTIVGDEMQRGISGGQKKRVTTGEMIVGPTKTLFMDEISTGLDSSTTFQIVKCLQQIVHLTEATVLMSLLQPAPETFDLFDDIVLLSEGKIVYQGPREHILEFFETCGFKCPERKGTADFLQEVTSRKDQEQYWADGTRPYRYTSVSEFASRFKRFHVGMQLENELSVPYNKANGHQAALVFKKYLVSKMDLLKACTDKEWLLIKRNSFVYVFKTVQIIIVAIIASTVFLRTKMKTRNEEDGAVYIGALLFSMLINMFNGFAELSMTIARLPVFYKQRDLLFHPVWTFTLPSVVLRIPMSVLESVVWMVMTYYSIGFAPEASRFFKQLLLIFLIQQMAAGIFRLISAVCRTMIIANTGGALTLLLVFLLGGFILPRDEIPKWWIWGYWVSPMSYGFNAIAVNEMFAPRWMNKNATDGATKLGVAVLESFNVFPDRNWYWIGAAALLGFTVLFNVLFTLALMYLNPMEKPQAILSEEAADEMEGDNTNTKEEPRLRRPVSKRDSASRSLSASDGNNTREMAIRRMSSRSNSNGINRNADSTLEAANGVAPKRGMVLPFTPLAMSFDSVNYYVDMPAEMKEQGVAEDRLQLLRGVTGAFRPGVLTALMGVSGAGKTTLMDVLAGRKTGGYIEGDVRISGFPKIQETFARISGYCEQTDIHSPQVTVRESLIYSAFLRLPKEVSNEEKMIFVDEVMELVELNNLRDAIVGLPGITGLSTEQRKRLTIAVELVANPSIIFMDEPTSGLDARAAAIVMRTVRNTVDTGRTVVCTIHQPSIDIFEAFDELLLMKRGGQVIYYGPLGRNSHKIVEYFEAIPGVPKIKDKYNPATWMLEVSSMAAEVRLGMDFAEHYKSSSLHQRNKALVKELSTPPPGAKDLYFATEFSQPTWGQFKSCLWKTWWTYWRSPDYNLVRFFFTLAAALMVGTIFWKVGTKRENASDLTMIIGAMYAAVLFVGINNCSTVQPIVAIERTVFYRERAAGMYSAMPYALAQVISEIPYVLVQTSYYTLIVYAMVAFEWTVAKFFWFFFVSFFSFLYFTYYGMMTVSITPNHQVAAIFAAAFYSLFNLFSGFFIPRPKIPKWWVWYYWICPVAWTVYGLIVSQYGDVDATISVPGMNNRVPIKEYIESHFGYDPNFMGPVAGVLVGFAVFFAFMFAYCIKTLNFQNR; from the exons atggaaggAATAGATAAAGCAAGAGGCTCGCAAAGGCGGGCAAGCCGTAGCTTTAGCAGAAACGTAAGCAGGAGCATGAGCAGGCAAAGTTGGAGCATGGAAGATGTATTTTCAGCTAGTAGGCACTCTCGCCGAAACAGTCATGTTGACGAAGATGAGGAAGCTCTAAAATGGGCTGCCATTGAGAAATTACCCACCTATGATCGTCTAAGAACAAGTATTATCAACTCTTACATGGAGAATGAGCATCCACATGCTAAAAAAATGCACAAAGAAGTGGATGTAAGAAAGCTGGATTTGGATGAGAGGCAAGAATTCATTGACAGGATTTTTAAGGTTGCAGAGGAAGATAATGAGAGGTTCTTGAAGAAGTTTAGAAATAGAATCGATAA GGTTGGTATCCGACTTCCTACTGTTGAAGTTCGGTTTGATCATTTAACGATTGAAGCTGATTGCTATGTTGGCACAAGAGCTCTTCCCACTCTTCCAAATGTTGCCAGAAACATTGCCGAATCCGCTCTTGGTTTGCTTGGGATTGGACTGACCAAGACAACAAAATTAACAATTCTTAAGGATGCCTCAGGAATTGTAAAACCTTCAAg GATGGCCCTTTTGTTAGGGCCCCCATCTTCTGGGAAGACAACCCTTTTGCTGGCATTGGCTGGAAAGTTGGACCCAAGCCTCAAG GTTAGAGGAGACATCACTTACAATGGCTACAAGCTGAATGAGTTTGTGCCTAAGAAGACATCCGCATACATTAGCCAAAATGATGTTCATGTTGGAGAAATGACTGTGAAAGAAACTCTAGATTTCTCAGCAAGGTGCCAAGGGGTTGGAACTCGATACG AACTCTTAACTGAACTTGCCAGAAGAGAAAAGGATGCTGGAATACTTCCAGAGGCAGAAGTTGATCTTTTTATGAAG GCAACATCAATGGAAGGAGTTGAGAACAGTCTCATTACTGACTATACCCTTAAA ATATTAGGGCTTGATATATGCAAGGACACCATTGTTGGAGATGAAATGCAACGAGGGATATCGGGTGGACAGAAAAAACGAGTAACAACAG GAGAGATGATTGTTGGGCCAACAAAAACACTATTCATGGATGAGATATCAACTGGTCTGGATAGCTCCACAACATTCCAAATAGTGAAATGCTTGCAACAGATTGTACACCTTACTGAGGCCACCGTATTGATGTCCCTACTCCAGCCTGCTCCTGAGACATTTGATCTGTTTGATGATATCGTCCTACTATCAGAGGGCAAGATTGTCTACCAGGGCCCACGAGAGCACATACTTGAGTTCTTTGAAACATGTGGCTTCAAGTGTCCTGAGAGAAAGGGTACTGCTGATTTCTTGCAAGAG GTTACATCAAGGAAGGATCAAGAGCAATATTGGGCAGATGGAACAAGACCATACCGGTACACATCGGTATCTGAATTCGCTAGCCGGTTCAAGAGATTCCACGTGGGAATGCAGCTTGAAAATGAGTTGTCAGTACCTTATAACAAGGCCAATGGCCATCAGGCAGCTCTAGTCTTCAAGAAATATTTAGTCTCAAAAATGGATCTCTTAAAGGCATGCACTGACAAAGAGTGGCTATTGATTAAGAGGAACTCTTTTGTCTATGTGTTCAAGACTGTCCAAATTATTATTGTGGCAATCATAGCTTCCACAGTGTTTTTgaggaccaaaatgaaaactaGGAATGAAGAAGATGGGGCGGTATATATTGGTGCACTACTATTTTCCATGCTCATTAACATGTTCAATGGCTTTGCTGAGCTATCAATGACCATTGCAAGGCTTCCTGTATTTTACAAGCAGAGAGACCTCCTCTTTCACCCAGTTTGGACTTTCACACTACCAAGTGTGGTTCTCCGGATCCCAATGTCTGTTCTTGAGTCCGTTGTTTGGATGGTCATGACATACTACTCCATAGGATTTGCCCCTGAAGCTAGCAG GTTCTTCAAGCAACTATTGTTGATATTTCTGATCCAACAAATGGCCGCTGGGATCTTTAGGCTCATCTCTGCAGTCTGCAGGACTATGATCATTGCCAACACTGGTGGAGCTCTCACTCTCCTACTTGTGTTCCTACTTGGAGGTTTTATCCTTCCTAGag ATGAAATTCCAAAATGGTGGATTTGGGGCTACTGGGTTTCACCTATGTCATACGGTTTCAATGCCATTGCTGTAAATGAAATGTTTGCTCCGAGGTGGATGAACAAAAAT GCTACAGACGGTGCAACCAAATTGGGTGTGGCAGTTCTTGAGAGCTTTAATGTTTTCCCTGACAGAAACTGGTACTGGATTGGCGCAGCAGCACTGCTTGGGTTCACAGTTCTATTTAACGTCCTATTCACCTTAGCACTTATGTACCTTAACC CAATGGAAAAGCCACAAGCAATATTATCCGAAGAAGCTGCAGATGAGATGGAAGGAGACAACACAAATACAAAGGAAGAGCCAAGACTCAGACGACCTGTGTCGAAGAGAGATTCTGCTTCTCGATCATTGTCTGCTTCTgatggaaacaatacaa GAGAAATGGCAATTAGGCGAATGAGCAGCCGATCTAATAGCAATGGAATAAACAGAAATGCTGATTCTACTCTTGAGGCAGCCAATGGCGTTGCTCCCAAGAGAGGAATGGTTCTCCCATTCACTCCTTTGGCAATGTCTTTCGACAGTGTGAATTATTATGTGGACATGCCTGCT GAAATGAAGGAACAAGGAGTAGCAGAAGACAGGCTCCAGTTGCTTCGAGGAGTAACAGGAGCATTTAGACCTGGGGTCTTGACAGCACTTATGGGAGTCAGTGGAGCCGGAAAGACAACATTGATGGATGTTTTAGCAGGAAGAAAGACAGGTGGTTACATTGAAGGGGATGTTAGGATCTCTGGATTCCCTAAGATTCAAGAAACCTTTGCAAGAATTTCTGGTTACTGTGAACAAACTGACATTCACTCACCTCAAGTCACTGTGAGGGAATCCTTGATTTACTCAGCTTTCCTTCGTCTCCCTAAAGAAGTCAGCAATGAAGAAAAGAtg ATTTTCGTTGATGAAGTGATGGAATTGGTAGAGCTAAACAATCTCAGGGATGCTATAGTGGGGCTTCCAGGAATTACAGGGTTGTCAACAGAACAGCGGAAGAGGCTGACAATTGCAGTTGAGCTTGTTGCCAATCCTTCAATCATTTTTATGGATGAACCAACTTCAGGTCTTGATGCAAGGGCAGCAGCCATTGTCATGAGGACAGTGAGAAATACTGTAGATACTGGAAGAACGGTTGTGTGCACCATTCACCAGCCTAGCATTGATATCTTCGAAGCCTTTGATGAGCTACTATTAATGAAGAGAGGAGGACAAGTCATCTACTACGGACCTTTGGGTCGAAATTCTCACAAAATAGTAGAATATTTTGAg GCAATTCCTGGAGTGCCAAAAATCAAAGATAAGTACAACCCTGCAACATGGATGCTTGAAGTAAGTTCAATGGCTGCTGAAGTGAGGCTTGGAATGGACTTTGCTGAACACTACAAGTCATCATCCTTGCATCA GAGAAATAAGGCCTTGGTAAAAGAGTTAAGCACTCCTCCACCCGGAGCAAAGGACCTATATTTTGCCACAGAGTTCTCTCAGCCCACATGGGGGCAGTTCAAATCTTGCTTATGGAAGACATGGTGGACTTATTGGAGAAGTCCAGATTATAACCTTGTCAGATTCTTTTTCACCTTGGCTGCTGCCCTAATGGTTGGGACAATTTTCTGGAAAGTTGGAACTAAAAG GGAAAATGCAAGTGATCTTACTATGATCATTGGAGCAATGTATGCTGCTGTACTGTTTGTAGGAATTAATAATTGCTCGACAGTACAACCGATAGTAGCCATTGAAAGAACAGTGTTTTATCGAGAAAGAGCTGCTGGGATGTACTCTGCAATGCCTTATGCCCTTGCACAG GTGATTTCTGAAATACCATATGTGCTTGTTCAAACTTCATATTATACACTTATTGTGTACGCCATGGTGGCCTTCGAATGGACAGTAGCAAAATTCTTCTGGTTCTTCTTTGtctccttcttctccttcctATACTTCACATATTATGGCATGATGACTGTTTCCATCACGCCAAACCACCAAGTAGCAGCCATTTTTGCAGCAgcattttattctctcttcaATCTTTTCTCAGGCTTCTTCATCCCAAGACCT aaaattccaaaatggtGGGTTTGGTATTATTGGATTTGCCCAGTAGCATGGACTGTCTATGGATTGATTGTGTCACAATACGGGGATGTGGACGCCACCATTAGTGTACCTGGGATGAACAATAGAGTTCCTATCAAAGAGTATAttgaaagccattttgggtATGATCCCAATTTCATGGGGCCAGTTGCTGGAGTTTTGGTTGGCTTTGCAGTCTTCTTTGCGTTCATGTTTGCCTATTGCATAAAGACTCTAAACTTCCAGAACAGATAG